One Fibrobacter sp. DNA window includes the following coding sequences:
- a CDS encoding carboxypeptidase regulatory-like domain-containing protein — translation MKSRFSCLFLIVIFLFNQPISSQILSGTVKDQTGAGIEGATVQLVIADKTTTTDTEGNWQFDMSSSIRMHRVINSSFSAAFRKGLLEVTIHKPRLHVKVSLYQLDGTLIDRVVDKMLPSGHHTINPIKQSLAPKIALIKTEIGGTVTFFKLPVMAGMAGRIGPVVSKEDNKTLLPLARTSDVIDTIKVTKGGYQDAALAIESYSSGPHHIVLKKEGVSYRLPPPSYCHAWDYVPDCIPGNANSACGGVCYTINACLENETSKPGADVAFICPRFMLHSPEMIQAAIDDGNEEYLYAVVGHDVDKGFIDGNDESTCCQCYQIIYAWPSPDNDRQVQKNPDDVSNPASAVPIPKPIIAQSFNTAATQNTFDIYMGGGGFGAHNGCGPGLPATSTSGQYLYESYPEEGGYSGGVKPITHWSECKNQYQWVTEASLGSEACQDKVRETCNEITHADPYITEYARNSCIKANQVESLHHANWSVYVRKVECPEGLTRVTGCRLQNQGLPKVDGLITPEQAANDPSFWKKGSNGKMYETTTMEDCCRPSCAAANWVERKGLKVDPEYNVFYSCDRAGVPFTQPE, via the coding sequence ATGAAGTCGCGTTTTAGCTGCCTTTTTTTAATTGTAATTTTCCTGTTCAACCAGCCAATTTCCTCTCAGATCCTTTCAGGTACGGTTAAAGACCAGACCGGGGCAGGTATCGAGGGGGCGACAGTGCAACTGGTCATAGCCGATAAAACCACAACTACTGACACCGAAGGGAACTGGCAATTTGATATGTCATCATCCATTAGAATGCACCGGGTTATAAACAGTTCTTTTTCGGCTGCTTTCAGGAAAGGATTGTTGGAAGTTACTATTCACAAACCCCGGCTTCATGTGAAGGTCAGCCTTTACCAGCTTGACGGAACCCTCATTGATCGTGTGGTTGACAAAATGCTCCCGTCCGGACATCATACCATAAACCCGATAAAGCAGTCTCTGGCGCCAAAAATAGCTTTGATAAAGACCGAAATCGGTGGCACTGTGACATTTTTTAAATTGCCGGTTATGGCAGGTATGGCCGGTCGTATCGGGCCGGTAGTCTCTAAGGAGGATAATAAAACTCTCCTGCCCCTTGCCAGGACAAGTGACGTGATCGACACCATCAAAGTCACAAAAGGCGGTTATCAGGATGCTGCTTTAGCCATCGAATCCTATTCATCCGGACCTCATCATATCGTTCTGAAAAAGGAAGGAGTCTCTTATCGTCTGCCGCCACCGAGTTATTGTCACGCCTGGGACTATGTCCCAGACTGTATCCCGGGTAATGCCAACTCTGCATGCGGCGGTGTCTGCTACACTATCAATGCTTGTCTTGAGAATGAGACGTCGAAGCCAGGTGCCGATGTCGCGTTTATCTGTCCGAGATTCATGCTTCACAGCCCGGAGATGATTCAGGCCGCGATCGATGACGGCAACGAAGAGTATCTCTATGCCGTTGTGGGCCACGATGTGGACAAAGGATTCATTGATGGAAATGATGAGAGTACCTGCTGTCAGTGCTACCAGATTATCTACGCCTGGCCCAGCCCCGATAACGATCGGCAGGTTCAAAAAAATCCCGACGATGTCAGCAATCCGGCATCCGCTGTGCCCATCCCCAAACCGATTATCGCTCAGAGTTTCAATACCGCGGCTACGCAAAACACATTTGACATTTACATGGGCGGCGGCGGTTTCGGTGCTCACAACGGATGCGGCCCGGGGCTTCCAGCGACCTCCACCTCCGGGCAATATCTCTATGAATCCTATCCCGAGGAGGGTGGTTACTCCGGCGGTGTGAAACCGATCACCCACTGGAGCGAGTGCAAAAACCAGTATCAATGGGTCACCGAAGCGAGCCTGGGGTCAGAAGCGTGTCAGGATAAAGTAAGGGAAACATGTAACGAGATTACCCATGCCGACCCGTATATTACCGAATACGCGAGAAACTCCTGTATCAAGGCTAATCAGGTCGAATCTCTGCATCATGCTAACTGGTCAGTTTACGTGCGTAAGGTTGAATGCCCCGAAGGTCTCACCCGTGTTACCGGCTGCAGGCTGCAGAATCAGGGACTTCCCAAGGTGGATGGGCTGATCACCCCTGAGCAGGCCGCAAACGACCCTTCCTTCTGGAAGAAGGGCTCCAATGGCAAAATGTACGAGACAACTACTATGGAGGACTGCTGCCGTCCTTCCTGCGCAGCGGCCAACTGGGTAGAAAGGAAAGGCCTCAAGGTCGACCCGGAATACAATGTCTTCTATTCCTGTGACCGCGCCGGGGTTCCTTTTACACAACCGGAATAA
- a CDS encoding IS66 family transposase has translation MGPSDFLSGFTKRYLLSDGYAGYGQVIKENDLKHLMCWAHARRKFFEVKDLEPDLISKVLSLIKELYEVEREADSLNLDYGQRKALRNDKSYAILSKIHLLLSNPGKIILPGNKVSSAIGYTLKHWEQLTRFLDDGRLPLDNNLVENSIRPVALGRKNWLFAGSPEGAKRMAIIYSLVTACKLNGINPDEYFNDILPKVASYPANKISGLIPTNWKNSESA, from the coding sequence ATGGGTCCCAGTGATTTCCTGAGCGGATTTACTAAAAGATACCTTCTTTCAGATGGCTATGCCGGTTATGGTCAGGTAATTAAAGAAAACGATTTGAAGCACCTGATGTGCTGGGCACATGCCAGGAGAAAGTTTTTTGAGGTAAAGGATCTGGAACCCGATCTTATATCGAAAGTGCTATCACTCATAAAAGAACTCTACGAAGTTGAAAGAGAAGCTGATAGTCTGAACCTGGATTATGGGCAACGCAAGGCATTGCGAAATGATAAGAGCTATGCTATTCTTTCCAAAATCCATTTACTGCTCAGTAATCCTGGGAAGATCATTCTGCCGGGAAATAAAGTTTCTTCAGCCATCGGCTATACGCTTAAGCACTGGGAACAACTGACACGATTTCTTGATGATGGCAGATTGCCGCTGGACAACAATCTTGTGGAGAACAGTATCCGCCCGGTTGCATTGGGTAGAAAGAACTGGCTTTTTGCCGGTTCACCTGAGGGGGCAAAGAGAATGGCAATAATATACTCCCTTGTTACGGCATGTAAACTTAACGGGATCAACCCCGATGAGTATTTTAATGATATTTTGCCGAAGGTGGCATCTTATCCTGCAAACAAAATCTCAGGCCTGATTCCAACTAACTGGAAAAACAGTGAATCAGCTTAG